ACAAAAGTTTTCGCCTCAATGGATCGTTTTGTTCAAAGTAATCCAAATTATATGATGAGCCTAAGCTTGTACTCCAACCGCACCTCTTCTTTTGAAGCAGGCAATGGTGAAAATAAACGTGGCTGGCATACAGCTGATGGCATGTTTTATCTTTATAATAACGATGGTGTCCAATTCAGTAACAGTTACTGGCCAACTGTTGATCCTTATCGCTTACCTGGGACAACCGTAGATACTGTAGCACTTCAAGATGAAAATTCATCCTTCACTACCGTAACTTCTCCCGAAACATGGGTCGGTGGAGCAGCTGCAGAAAATCAAGCCGTTATGGGCATGGCACTTAATAAACAAGGCACCAAAAACAACGGCACTGTCCTTCCGATGAATCTTCGTGCTAAAAAATCCTGGTTTGTTCTCGAAGATCAGACGATTGCCTTAGGGGCTGGAATTAGTGGTGACACCACCGCATCAATCGAAACGGTAGTTGACAACCGCTTGCTTAATACGTCTTACCAATATCAAATCATTTCAAATAAGGGGAATATCACTGATGCCTCAGAAGAAAGTAAAAAAGAATGGCTCCTCTTGCAGTCTGATCATCAAAATGCTTCAATTGGCTATTACTTCCCAACTGCTTCAGACATTACCGTGCAAAGTGAAAAAAGAACAGGGACTTACGCCGATATCAATAGCGCCTTTCCTAGTAACAAGATTTATAACGGTGATTACCGTAAATTCCTGATAAACCACGGCCAACATCCTCAAAATGCAGCCTATGCTTATGTTATTCTTCCAGAAGCAACACAAGAAAGACTTAAAAATTATACCCAAGATAACGCGCTTAAAATTCTTGCAAACACCGAAAGTATCCAAGCGGTGCAAATGGAAACTGTTGGTTATTTAGGCATTAATTTCTGGGCTGCCACAGGCGGAAGCATCGCAGACATCACCACGGATAAGCCTATCTCCTTATTAAAACAAACTCAGCAGACACAAACCACATACACAATTGCAAACCCAACTCAAACCAATGAGACCGCTCATATCCAACTGCCAAAAGATTTCAAGAACATCCTTTCGATGAGTGATGGCGTAAGTTTTGATGAAGCCACGCACACTTTAAGCATTGACTTTTCGGGCAGTGCGGGGAGTGCTAAACAAATTGTTGTGGAGTGATTTTGTTTAATAAGTGTTCTCTTCCTTATTTTATATAACTCCCACCCTAACCTGACTTCAAATAAAAAAAGCATCAGAAATTTCTGATGTCTTTTTATTTTTCACACTAATAAGATGCGCTTAAACACTTTTATCCTTTTTCAAATAACTTAATTTTTCTGCTTAAACAAAAAAAGAGCACATAAGTTCAAAAACAGCTCCTATCCCCGACAACAAAGCAATCAAAAAATCTAAAAATAGAAAATCCCCAAAAACATCCCCAAGAGAGTAAATAGATAATAAAAAGTCAGTCCAAATTACAAGTGGACTGACTTTTTTCAACATACTCATTTTTCAATTTTATATGGCAATGTTCTTACTCCATTTTTTTCTAATATTTTATTGCAATCCCTAATTCTTAGGTGACTACAGCCATCTAAAATAATAGCATAATAAATATGAGTATGAATTGATAAACTCAACGTATAACCAGCTAAGCCAAGAAATTTTCTGCTCAGTATAGGAGGTAAACTTAATCCTATACAAAAGGCAATCATATTTTCAAGTTTTGGGATGGTCTTCCCATTTATTGTATTGGAAATAGCCTTCGTTCCAACTAATGACTCCTCTGATAATTCTGCTTCGGTCATATTTCGCCAATCCATAAGAACTTTTAAAGTTTTTCCTACACTATTTGGGAGGCTATCAACGAGTGTAACCAAACCTTCCATATCTTTGTTAAATTCTAATATCTGGGTGTCAAATTCTTTTTCCTTTGCTTCAACCTCCTCAGAATTTTTGACACGATTAGAAGATTTTTTCTTATCTTCTTTATCAAAAATTTTAAGAACAAAGTTAAAATTTAAATATCCATGATGTGATTCATTTAACACTTCGGCTAAACGTTTCCATAATCGTCTAAAATACTCTATTATTTTTCTCATTCTAAAACCTTGAATTATTTTGAAATCAAATTACCTGAGGTTGGGCATATGGACGTATCTTTTTGTAATCTTTTATTGATTTTACGTTCTTAGAAAACTCTACAAAATCTTCAATATCCCATGGATAGATTTCTACAGTGTTCTTACTGATAAATTTAATTGCAGCAATTTGGTCTCCCACGTCTCTCGCCATATTAGAAGCGATAAATAAACAAAACCATTCATTAAAGTCGGTATTTTCTTTATCTTTCTTGGCTGTTTCTATTACATGGTTTCTTATTGAAGGTAGTTCATGCTCAACTTGAAAACTTCTTTGTTTTGAAATTGTGGGTTCTAAAATCGCATGTACAGAGTTCTCAAACACGTCAATATCCGCTCCCACTTTTTTACCTCGCCCACCAGTTGCAGTATTAAAAGGAATGCCTTGGTCATCGGCTTTGTAATTCGCAACAACCTTTAGTTTAGGCAAAGCTTTTTTCATAACTATTGCTGATAAAAATTCTAAACGTGCTGTTTCTTTGACATATTTTAGAACAAAATGAGAACTTGATTTTTTCTCAACGCTATTTATCATTTCTTCTTTCAAGAAATCCCAATCATTATTTGTAGCCCACTCTTCTATAGCATTTTCTTTTGCTGTTTTGGCCTCAACAGTTTCTTCAACACCTGAAGTAAATAGTAGCTTTTCATCAATTCTTCCCATGAACTCAAAATATTCTTCTTTACTTTTTGAAAAATCTCTATTACTACTGTAATTTTCCAAAATATGTTGAATTTTCTCGTTCTCATTAGAGTTAATATCGATAAATCTTCCAGCTCCACGAAGTGAAACAAGCATAGTCAATCTCAATTTACGAATCACTTCATCTGGTGTTTCTGTCATTATTTTCTCAAATTTATAGTCTGTTTTCTTTGTTTCAATAAACTCTTTACTTGCAGGAGCTAATACTGTATTATCTGTCCTCTCATCTAATAAATTCATAGCATACTCATAAACCAATTCATTAGAAGTATTATAGCCAAATTTTTCTCTAAATTTATATATTATTTCTGCTAATGCTTCATAATCATCATTTCCCCAAGCTATGATAAAAGGAATGTCATATTTTGAGATACCCGGTCTTTGATATTCTTCTTTAAGATACTTGATTACATTTAATACAAGGGGAAAAAAATTAACTGAAATTGTATTGCTTCGATATGGATTATTTATTTGATATTTTGAAAATGCGTTTAAAAATGCAGATTGCTCAAAAGATTCATCATAACCCTCTTTAGGATACCCTTCTTCATATTCTTGAATCATTAGCTTACCGTTAGCAGAAATTTTTATTTCTTTTCCTTTTATAACTTCTACAAACCCTAATTCGTTCAAAAAATTAAATTGAGTATGAATCCTTGATTCCCACCCACCATTCCAGCCAGCTTCTTTGTGAGCAGTCATAGTATTTTTCAATAAATATATTATTTTATCAAGAGATGTTTCTCCTGCTTCTGATTCTTCCCATTCTTTGTAATAGTTCTTAACTTTTTGTTCAGCTTCAATAGATTGGTCATCAGCTTCAAAGTGGAATTTTTTATGATATTCTCTCTTATATGTCCCCATAGTTGCTTGAGTTGGTTCAAATATTTTTTGTTTGATAATCTCGCCTTCTAATTCTAAAGCAATTTTTTCATCAATAACTTTCCCCTCGAACATACTCAATATTGAAATGAATTGTGGTATTCTACTAGGATTTCTCAACGTAGTATTAAATGATATAGGTTTCCTTCTTAATTTCTTTGCCATTTTAACCTTCCTTCACATTGGTTATATATACTTCTTGGCTACCTGATTTTATAGTGTTATCAAATCTTGAAATATAATTACTCTGAATAGAATATTCTTGATACTTTTTCCCCCAATCTTTTAAAATTTGATTTTCTTTTCCTTTATGTCTATACATATTAGATAGCCCCCATTTGATACCTTTCGAGTCCAAGTCATCTAATAAATTATAAAGACGTCTTTCCTCCTGTTCATTCCAAAGTTTGTTGTAATCACTAAAAGTAATCAGGTATGGTGGATCAAAATATAGAAAATCGTTTTCTTTGAACTCTTGCTTCTTCACGAATTTTTCAAAATCTAATCCTTCTGATAGTTCCACTTGATTCTCTATGAACCAATTTGAATAATTTTTTAATGCTTGGCTTACGTTTTTATTCCAATCTACATTACCAACTGGAAGATTAAATTTCCCTTCCTTATTAAACCTAATCATATGATTGAAGCCATAGACTAGAAGAAGATACAATAAATCAGTATTTGTTTGGTTAAGATTATAGTCTTCTCGAACTTTAAGATAAGCTTGCTTATTATATTTTGAAAAATATGTTTTAACGTAAATTTTCTTCAAATCTTCTATTTCTTTATTTTTCCCTCGCTCAGACAAACTTAAACCGTAGTAATCTATCACATTATACATTCGTGAAATAAACTGCTCTATATTTTTCGAATTGTTTTGTAAGTGGAGATGGAGATTGATAATTTTCTCATCAACATCATTCATTGAATAGAATTTAGCCTTTGTATTAAGGGAAGCGGAACCACCACCACAAAAAACATCATAAAAAGTTTCAATATTTTCAGGAAATAAATTTTTCAGTTGTGGCATCAACTTGTATTTATCTCCCACATAAAATAAAGGCGAGCGAATAGGACTATCTTTGAGCTTCATTTAAAACCTCCGTAATAAATACAAACTCTTTATGTTCTTTTAAATCTGTTTTCCCCGCATTAAAAAATTGAAACGGTTTTTCAAATGTTTGAGTTTTTCCACGTTTATTTAAAGATTCTAAGATTTGTTCATGAGTAATCTTATTTTTTGAACTCGAACTTTTAGATTTATATGTATTGTTATATGTAACTACTATATATTTTGTATTTAAGTTCATAATTAAATCTTCAAAAACTTGTGGTGCTGTACTTCTTGAATATTCACTCATATTTTCAGCTTTAGGCTTCATAGCAACACCGTATAGTTCTGGCTTCTCCCACTTAGCTATATTTTCTAAAACGTGATAAAAACGAGAATATTGTCGTGAATTATAAGGAGGATCTATAAATGTAACATCAGAAAATACCTCTCTTACTAATTCATTGGCATCTTTTCTATATATGTCAATATTTTTCTTTTCTTCTGATTCAATATTGATCAATTCGAATTTAAACCTATTTTCAATTTGAATTTTCTTTCGATACGCATCATAATGACCCACAGTGTTAGCAATTTTATCCAAAGAATACAATAATGAAGCAACTAAAATTGCCTTCTCTCGCTCATTTATATCATTATTTTTAGAAATTAAGTTTCGTATTTCTCCAATAATCCGTGCATCAGTTTCGCTAAAAAATTTATTTCCAAAATTTTCTACAAAATAATCGTCATCAGTCTCATTTGTGATTATCTTTTGGAACTTTTCTTGCAGCAAATACAACTTGGTTGAATCAAAATTCTCTGTACCAAAAAAAGCTTTGTATATAACATTATTAGAGAATAGAAAGTCGTTAATAATAAAAGTTTCAAATTGATTCTTCATTCTCTTTGTTACAACACCCGTACCAGCAAATACATCAAAAAAACTTTTTCCTTTTGTATTATCTTTTATTAACTCAGAAATCCAATCTAAAAGTTTATTTTTATTTCCTATGTATCTTCTATTTTCAAGGTTGTATTTTCCGTTTAACAAATTATTAGCCATACTATGCTACACCTCCAACTGATATTGAATGTGCAAAAAAATCCATCAATAAAATTGATGGATTTTTTGAGTATTCTAAAAAAGCATAGAAATCAACTACTGCTGCCTTGTCTTGTCTTGTCTTGTCTTGTCTAATTATCATTTTAAAATTCCTATATATATATCAAGCATTTACTTCTATTATACCATTTTTATCGATAACCTAATTGAAAAAAATAAATTAAATTTTTTGTTCCAAAATTGACTTGATAAGTCAATCAGTTTCTTAGACTTGTCCTAATTTCTAAGCGTGTTTTCGTGAAAAATAGCTATATTATGCTATTTTCAATTGACTTGATAAGTCATGGGAATACCTTTTTAGATTTAGTAGAATAAGGGGTGCAAGGTAGCTTGTAAATAAAAATAGTCCAAATATGATGGCCATCAAAATGGACGGATTGAAACAAATAGTGAAGTGACATCAGTCACTTACTCACTATCTGATTCTCCGTTGTTTTGATGTACTTTTTTGTCAAACTCTGAGCTTGTTTCTTTCCGTCCTCGGGCGAGAAAGAGAAAAATGAAAGACTTTATCAAAACTCCGAGTAAAAATCGAGAAAGCTACACCTATACAGATATTCAAGGAAAATCTATCACTCTTAAAGCAGATGAAAATGAGATTACGCAAGAATGGATAAATGAACTACATCGAGCAGATGATAGATTTATCTACTCAAACAATAAAAATGCTAATCCTGATTTCCGCAAAAAATCAAACGTTCATGGAGATAAAAATTGGGTTCAATCTTTAGATAATACGGCTATCGCTACACAAGCAAATATTCCGCCTGTTGATTACGAATCACCTGAACAGTACTTACTCAATGACATTTGGGAGTTGCTCACTATCGAAGAAATAATTTTTATTAAACGTGTGAATACACGGGGAGAGTTATCAAAAATTGCTCGTGAAGAAAACGTGAGCCCCGAAGCAATTCGTAAACGAAGGGAAAAAATTTACAAAAAAATCAGAAAAAATTTCTAAAGTGGTTGAAAAACCACTTTTTTTGTCGCCGTTACTTATGTAAGGAGGTAAAACATCCAGCTCATGATGCAAACCGAGCGATTACAATTTATAAATTTATTCGATTCAGGAGGAATCATAATGAAAGCAAAATTTCAAAAACGTCAATCAGGTTATTCTTCAGAATTTGCTCAGAGTATCTTGGATTACTCAAAACCCATTCATTCGCTCAGTGTTGAGCTTGAGCCACAAATGAAATTTGTCGATAATCAACGGACAGGTGAAGTCGCGGCTTACAAGGCTTGGTTTTCTCAAAGCGGGCTTCCACCTTTTGAAGTCAAATTTGAAAATCAAATTAAGCTCCCTCCTTATTTATCAGTAGTTACTTTTGATGACATTCAAGCCTGTGAAGTCAGCTATAACATCTACTTTCGTGCCAATGATATTAAGGAAGTGAAATAATGACAAATAAACAACTCGAACAGTACTTGTTACAGAGTCTGAATATGGCACTAGGTTCACAGATTCAAGGAGAAACAAGTTACACGCAAAGTTTCGATTGTAAGGTTGGGGAAAATGGATTCTTATTCATTCCCCGCTTACCTTCGGGATATGTTATTGATAATGAACTCTATCAGAAAATTTTTCTTATTGCTAACGCTGCTTTGTATCCTCGTTATACGCTGTTGAAACAAAATTCAGCTTACTTTGTCCCTTTTGAAACAGATGATATTCACACTCAGCGTGGACTTTATTTTCCTTGGAAAAAAGGGATTTCAAAACGTCTGGTCATCTCTGATTTAGAACAATTCGCAAATTCTAATCTTGGAACAACCATCCCAATCATGGAAAACCTTGTCATTGATTATGAAAAGGTCACTTCAATTGCCATCGCTGGAAATAGCGGTTCTGGTAAATCTTACGCTTTGACCTATTTTTTATCCATGCTCAAGCCAATTTCAGATCTCATCATTATTGACCCTAAGTTTGATACACCATCAAGATGGGCAAGGCTTAATAATATTAAGGTTATCCATCCTGAACAAAATCGATCCAAATCTGATTTTGTTTCTCAAATCAATGAAGCATTAAGCGGTTGTTTACAACTCATTTATCAACGGCAAGAACTTCTTTATGATAACCCCGAACACAAATTTACACATTTAACGGTGGTTATTGATGAAGTTCTCGCTTTATCTGAGGGAACGAATAAAAATATCAAAGAATCATTCTTTTCGCTACTCTCGCAAATCGCATTACTTGGTCGAGCAACGAAAGTGCATCTCCTCTTAGTTTCTCAGCGCTTTGATTACAATTCAATCCCTGTATCCGTTCGTGAACAGCTTAATGTTTTATTGCAAGTAGGAAACATTAACAGTAAAACGGTGCAATTTTTGTTTCCAGACCTTAACCCTGATGGAATCGTTATTCCTGTTGGTGTGGGGACGGGCTTAATCATGGTTATTGATAATGAACACCCCTATGCTGTTTTGCCATTGCTCTGTCCAACCTACTACACAAAGAAAGGCATTCTATGAAAAAAACGTATTTTATCAAGACTTTCAACTTGACTAGAAAATTATTACTCCTCAATTTCATTGGGTTTGTAATCAGTATTTCAATTTATCTTTTTGAAATCTATTTTTCTGACAGCATTGTATCAATTCAATCAATACTTCCCTCTGAGTTCTATCCCTTCTTAGAAAAAGGAATCGAGTATTTAAACTTTGGAATAACTATTTTGACCTTTGCCATTTTAGTTTTGATTGGAGTTGAGCTTGTGAACCGTATATCAAACGATTCAGCTCAAAATTATTTCCGCTCAGTTTGGCGAACTCACACATTACGAAGATTTTTAATCCAAAGCGAACGCAAAGAATTATCCGAAGGTAATCAAAAAAGCACTTCTATCAACCCTATACTCCAAAATTTTAATCGTTCCGTACAAAAAGAGGTTGTAGATATAAGGAGAGATAAGATTTCCGTACTACTTTACGTCCCTAATAGCGGGCAAGCTCAAAAGATTTTATACGATATGGAAGCCCAAATTATAAAGGAAGTTTCGAGTTATAATCTGGATTACTATTTTTCAAAGCCTTATCGGGTAAAGAACAGAATTTGGATTATTGGGACAAGACGTTAAAACAGGTGGCGCTTGCCTTGCAAAGCAAAAGGCAAGAGCGCCACTTTTTATAAACATTATTGAGCTAATGGGGTTACTACGACCCCCATTAGCTCAATAATCAGTAATCAAAAACTATTACGAAAATCCCCAAAAAAATCTCCTGATAATCGAAAGGAAAAATATTATGAACGAAAAGAGAAAAGACCAACGTTCAAATAAATGGGCATTTCTTATCTACCAAGAATCTGCACCAGAGGACTATCTAGATATACTCGAAGAATTGCACGTTCCCTTTATTTTAAGTCCTTGGCATGATAGAGATATAAACCGCTTAACTGGCGAGTTTAAAAAATCCCATAAACACGGTGCATTATTCTTTGAAACCCTCAAAAGCTATTCACAGGTTTCAGATTTATTGACCGCAAAGCTTAACACACCTGCTCACGTTGAAGTCGTAATGAGTCCCAAAGGAATGTATGACTACTTTATTCATGCGGAAAATCCTGAAAAAACACTTTATAGTATTGACGATATTGAGTCTGGTTGTGGATTTGAGCTGGATAAATTTCTCGCAGAACAAGAATCTGGTGAATTATTGAATGAAATCATTGATTTGATCGAAAGTAATGACTTCACCGAATTTGAAGAATTAGTATATTATGCACGAGCAAATAACTATTTATTACTAAATTTAATAATCAATAAAACCTATTTCTTTGCAAAATTTCTTGATTCAAGGCGTCATAATCCAAGACGCAAAAAAACAAATAAAAAATGGAGATGATGAAAATGACTGAAAAAATCTATGCAAAAAAATCTGAAATTGCTGAGCTATTCAGCATTGCGCCTCATACTCTAGATAATATTTTGACGGAGGTTCGTAGGAATCCAGATTTTGAGAATATTATTCTCAAATGGGGTGTGAAATCCGTCAGAATAAACATTTCTGGATTTGAAGATTTCTTACGTTGGAAATCAGAGAATCGTCTTAAAAGCCTTTAAAAATATGCTATAATGAGAGTATCTATTTACTCTCTTTTTTAAAAGAAAAGAGAAAAACTATGAACATTAAAAAAATGCCAAATGGAAAATATCGTTTTCGTGAGAAATATCAAGATAAAGATGGTACCTGGCGTGAAGTCAGTATTACGATGAACTCCAAATCTCGAGAAGCTCAACGTGAAGCGTTTAATGCTATTGAAAGGAAGATTCAAGAAAAACTTCAAAAAGATGAAAAAGCCATTGTTCTAATCAAAGAGATGACGGTCAATGATGTTTTTGCTCAATCAACTAAAAAAAGAAAAATGGAACTTGCTCCTTCTTCTTATTATCAGGAAAATTGCTTCATCAACGTTTTCCTCAAACAATTTGGAAGCAGAAAAATCAAAGAAATAAAAGCTCGTGACTTACAAGACTACATAGTCAATAATTCAAAATCAGTCAAAACAATGCACGCTTTAAAACGTGGAATCAATAGTATTTTCAAATATGCTTATATCGCTGAATATATTGATTCTAATCCGATTGAACGCTTAGATTTACCTAAAGACAGCTGGACAAAGGAGAGTGCTGCAAAGCTAAAGCAAAAATTTTTTAGTTTGCAAGAATTCAATCTTCTTATTAAACAGATGAGGCATGATTCTCACGATGATGAAACTGAACGAAAAATAGACCTCATTGAATTTTTATTTTGGACAGGTCTTAGAATCGGGGAAGCACTTGGAGTGAAATGGTCTGATGTTGATATTCTTGACGGAAAACTTTCAATTACAAAAAGTTGGAACTTTAGAACAAACCAGCTTGGAAATGTTAAAACTGTTGATTCAGTTCGTGTGATTGATATTAACGCTCGTTGCGTTGAAATTGTTCAAAACTTTAGAATTTACAGGAGTGAATTTGTTTTTGCTACGTCAAAAAGTCCGCACATTCATTATACAGGTCTAACCCAATACTTGAAATATGAAGGTGCTAAAGCTCAACTTTTCGGAAAAAATCCTGATTATTTTTCCCTACACATGCTTCGACATTCTCACGTTACTTATTTGGTTGATATGGGTGTTCCTGAAAAAATGATTATGGAACGTGTTGGACACAAAGACCCTCGGATGATGATGGGAGTTTACACACATATTTTACCTGAAAATCGTGTAACCCTGCGCCAAGCCTTGGATTACAGCACTTCATGGGGACAAAATTTTGAGGAACAAAAAATCCCCAAGAAATCCCCAAAGATGATTGAACATCGTGAATCACGAGAAAAATAAAAAAGGATTCCCAGCCCTACTGTTATCGCATTTGTGAGCTGTTGATGAATCTTTCATGAAGCATGGAAATTGCAAAACAAAAAAGAGCACATAAGCTCCATACTTAGTGCTGCTACCGTCAGGTCCTGACACGCTTCGTAAGAAACTTATTGCTCCGAAATTTATTATAACATACTTCTTCTTGTTTTGACAAGCTTTGACTTTCTCTCAAAGATTTTGTCATTGACCTGATGCTTTCCGCCCTTTATAAACTTCCATAGCACGTTCATAATCTTCTTTCATGGTCGGAAATTGTTTCTTGATGGCATTTG
This window of the Lactococcus garvieae subsp. garvieae genome carries:
- a CDS encoding cell division protein FtsK, whose protein sequence is MTNKQLEQYLLQSLNMALGSQIQGETSYTQSFDCKVGENGFLFIPRLPSGYVIDNELYQKIFLIANAALYPRYTLLKQNSAYFVPFETDDIHTQRGLYFPWKKGISKRLVISDLEQFANSNLGTTIPIMENLVIDYEKVTSIAIAGNSGSGKSYALTYFLSMLKPISDLIIIDPKFDTPSRWARLNNIKVIHPEQNRSKSDFVSQINEALSGCLQLIYQRQELLYDNPEHKFTHLTVVIDEVLALSEGTNKNIKESFFSLLSQIALLGRATKVHLLLVSQRFDYNSIPVSVREQLNVLLQVGNINSKTVQFLFPDLNPDGIVIPVGVGTGLIMVIDNEHPYAVLPLLCPTYYTKKGIL
- a CDS encoding DNA adenine methylase, translated to MKLKDSPIRSPLFYVGDKYKLMPQLKNLFPENIETFYDVFCGGGSASLNTKAKFYSMNDVDEKIINLHLHLQNNSKNIEQFISRMYNVIDYYGLSLSERGKNKEIEDLKKIYVKTYFSKYNKQAYLKVREDYNLNQTNTDLLYLLLVYGFNHMIRFNKEGKFNLPVGNVDWNKNVSQALKNYSNWFIENQVELSEGLDFEKFVKKQEFKENDFLYFDPPYLITFSDYNKLWNEQEERRLYNLLDDLDSKGIKWGLSNMYRHKGKENQILKDWGKKYQEYSIQSNYISRFDNTIKSGSQEVYITNVKEG
- a CDS encoding transcriptional regulator, with product MRKIIEYFRRLWKRLAEVLNESHHGYLNFNFVLKIFDKEDKKKSSNRVKNSEEVEAKEKEFDTQILEFNKDMEGLVTLVDSLPNSVGKTLKVLMDWRNMTEAELSEESLVGTKAISNTINGKTIPKLENMIAFCIGLSLPPILSRKFLGLAGYTLSLSIHTHIYYAIILDGCSHLRIRDCNKILEKNGVRTLPYKIEK
- a CDS encoding DNA adenine methylase; the encoded protein is MANNLLNGKYNLENRRYIGNKNKLLDWISELIKDNTKGKSFFDVFAGTGVVTKRMKNQFETFIINDFLFSNNVIYKAFFGTENFDSTKLYLLQEKFQKIITNETDDDYFVENFGNKFFSETDARIIGEIRNLISKNNDINEREKAILVASLLYSLDKIANTVGHYDAYRKKIQIENRFKFELINIESEEKKNIDIYRKDANELVREVFSDVTFIDPPYNSRQYSRFYHVLENIAKWEKPELYGVAMKPKAENMSEYSRSTAPQVFEDLIMNLNTKYIVVTYNNTYKSKSSSSKNKITHEQILESLNKRGKTQTFEKPFQFFNAGKTDLKEHKEFVFITEVLNEAQR
- a CDS encoding tyrosine-type recombinase/integrase, with the protein product MNIKKMPNGKYRFREKYQDKDGTWREVSITMNSKSREAQREAFNAIERKIQEKLQKDEKAIVLIKEMTVNDVFAQSTKKRKMELAPSSYYQENCFINVFLKQFGSRKIKEIKARDLQDYIVNNSKSVKTMHALKRGINSIFKYAYIAEYIDSNPIERLDLPKDSWTKESAAKLKQKFFSLQEFNLLIKQMRHDSHDDETERKIDLIEFLFWTGLRIGEALGVKWSDVDILDGKLSITKSWNFRTNQLGNVKTVDSVRVIDINARCVEIVQNFRIYRSEFVFATSKSPHIHYTGLTQYLKYEGAKAQLFGKNPDYFSLHMLRHSHVTYLVDMGVPEKMIMERVGHKDPRMMMGVYTHILPENRVTLRQALDYSTSWGQNFEEQKIPKKSPKMIEHRESREK
- a CDS encoding replication protein translates to MNEKRKDQRSNKWAFLIYQESAPEDYLDILEELHVPFILSPWHDRDINRLTGEFKKSHKHGALFFETLKSYSQVSDLLTAKLNTPAHVEVVMSPKGMYDYFIHAENPEKTLYSIDDIESGCGFELDKFLAEQESGELLNEIIDLIESNDFTEFEELVYYARANNYLLLNLIINKTYFFAKFLDSRRHNPRRKKTNKKWR
- a CDS encoding AlwI family type II restriction endonuclease — translated: MAKKLRRKPISFNTTLRNPSRIPQFISILSMFEGKVIDEKIALELEGEIIKQKIFEPTQATMGTYKREYHKKFHFEADDQSIEAEQKVKNYYKEWEESEAGETSLDKIIYLLKNTMTAHKEAGWNGGWESRIHTQFNFLNELGFVEVIKGKEIKISANGKLMIQEYEEGYPKEGYDESFEQSAFLNAFSKYQINNPYRSNTISVNFFPLVLNVIKYLKEEYQRPGISKYDIPFIIAWGNDDYEALAEIIYKFREKFGYNTSNELVYEYAMNLLDERTDNTVLAPASKEFIETKKTDYKFEKIMTETPDEVIRKLRLTMLVSLRGAGRFIDINSNENEKIQHILENYSSNRDFSKSKEEYFEFMGRIDEKLLFTSGVEETVEAKTAKENAIEEWATNNDWDFLKEEMINSVEKKSSSHFVLKYVKETARLEFLSAIVMKKALPKLKVVANYKADDQGIPFNTATGGRGKKVGADIDVFENSVHAILEPTISKQRSFQVEHELPSIRNHVIETAKKDKENTDFNEWFCLFIASNMARDVGDQIAAIKFISKNTVEIYPWDIEDFVEFSKNVKSIKDYKKIRPYAQPQVI